In Selenomonas dianae, a genomic segment contains:
- a CDS encoding porin, which produces MKKNLVAAFATALTIGAASTTFAAANPFSDVPRDHWAYDAVTQLAADGVVEGYGDGTYRGDRSITRYEMAQMVAKAMAKENVPVSDKALIDRLAAEFADELNNLGVRVAKLEKNADMVKWTGFFRYQYTSDRHDGNARTNQNMAMFRVLPTAEVNKNWKVTARLTGSYLMDKDAGDGKGSENFKVDRAHAIGTFGKFEVRLGQMPLFSDVDNGMVSDPPTMSGATVRFGNVVRAKVAAGRVSKLGTSSDPAANVQVIELTGKSGKINAGVGYYHANSEKYRVAGYKNSGSTDEARIFSVGGTYTFDKNVSLSGAYAQNTEADHYKKADSVQLSYKGAKKSDVGSWGMFVTYRNLGGNAVFKPTYNAISAGQKGWEAGLHYVPFKNVVGKVEYFRGKDLKGDKDASKIFARVDFNF; this is translated from the coding sequence ATGAAGAAGAATCTTGTTGCGGCGTTTGCCACAGCACTCACGATTGGCGCAGCATCGACGACGTTTGCGGCGGCGAATCCGTTCAGTGATGTTCCGCGTGACCACTGGGCGTACGACGCTGTGACGCAGCTCGCAGCGGACGGCGTGGTCGAGGGCTACGGCGACGGCACGTACCGCGGCGACCGCAGCATCACGCGCTATGAGATGGCGCAGATGGTTGCAAAGGCGATGGCAAAGGAGAACGTTCCCGTCTCGGACAAGGCGCTCATCGACCGCCTTGCCGCTGAGTTCGCCGATGAACTGAACAATCTCGGCGTGCGCGTGGCGAAGCTCGAAAAGAACGCCGATATGGTGAAGTGGACGGGCTTCTTCCGCTATCAGTACACAAGTGATCGTCATGATGGCAATGCGCGTACGAATCAGAATATGGCGATGTTCCGCGTGCTTCCGACGGCTGAGGTCAACAAGAACTGGAAGGTGACGGCGCGTCTGACGGGCTCTTATCTGATGGATAAGGATGCAGGCGACGGGAAGGGCAGCGAAAACTTCAAGGTAGATCGTGCGCATGCCATCGGTACGTTCGGCAAGTTCGAGGTGCGCCTCGGTCAGATGCCGCTCTTCTCCGACGTGGATAACGGCATGGTTTCCGATCCTCCGACGATGTCCGGCGCGACGGTGCGCTTCGGCAACGTCGTGAGGGCAAAGGTTGCAGCGGGGCGCGTCAGCAAGCTGGGGACTTCGAGTGATCCTGCGGCGAACGTGCAGGTGATCGAGCTGACGGGCAAGAGCGGCAAGATCAATGCGGGCGTTGGCTACTACCATGCGAACAGCGAGAAGTATCGCGTGGCGGGCTACAAGAACTCCGGCTCGACGGACGAGGCACGGATCTTCTCCGTGGGCGGCACCTATACTTTTGATAAGAATGTCAGCCTCTCGGGCGCATATGCGCAGAACACGGAGGCGGATCACTATAAGAAGGCGGACAGCGTGCAGCTCTCGTACAAGGGCGCGAAGAAGTCGGATGTCGGCTCGTGGGGGATGTTTGTCACCTACCGCAATCTTGGTGGCAATGCTGTGTTCAAGCCGACGTACAACGCGATCAGCGCAGGACAGAAGGGCTGGGAAGCCGGTCTCCATTACGTTCCGTTCAAGAACGTTGTCGGCAAGGTCGAGTATTTCCGCGGCAAGGATCTCAAAGGCGATAAGGATGCGAGCAAAATCTTCGCGCGTGTAGATTTCAATTTCTAA
- a CDS encoding ABC transporter substrate-binding protein, with product MKKNLIALLALIMVLAALVGCGTENAAQGKQERARTVTDIDGTEVKIPANVERIADLWHANNQVVLLLGGADKLVTTTKNVQGLPWFAQVYPRIAEISAPVKGTDVNWEEVEKEKPQVVLASNKEQIETARKNGYTAVRVNFATYDGLRKVVKITGDVLGGDAVKNAETYLSYLDEKTKFTDERTKKLSDAERPVVLHIVGGDDLFKVDGVDTIIDEWIRYGGGRNAITAKGPQIKTTIEEVLKADPDIIIIGGTQSAKGIEAIKNDPQWSSLKAVRNGRIYANPVGTFNWDRYSAESALQLLWAAQTIQPQLFADVDLVKETVDFYKRFLHYDLSEADAQRIIKGEAPAK from the coding sequence ATGAAGAAAAATCTCATTGCGCTGCTGGCACTCATCATGGTGCTTGCAGCACTCGTGGGCTGCGGGACGGAGAACGCTGCGCAGGGCAAACAGGAAAGGGCGCGCACAGTCACGGACATCGACGGCACGGAGGTCAAGATCCCCGCGAACGTCGAGCGCATCGCCGACCTCTGGCACGCGAACAATCAGGTCGTGCTGCTCCTCGGCGGCGCGGACAAGCTCGTCACGACGACGAAGAACGTGCAGGGGCTCCCGTGGTTCGCGCAGGTCTATCCGCGCATTGCGGAGATCTCCGCACCCGTCAAGGGCACGGATGTGAACTGGGAAGAGGTTGAGAAGGAGAAGCCGCAGGTCGTGCTTGCGAGCAACAAGGAGCAGATCGAGACGGCACGCAAGAACGGCTATACGGCGGTGCGTGTCAACTTCGCGACCTATGACGGGCTGCGCAAGGTTGTGAAGATCACGGGCGATGTGCTCGGCGGCGATGCCGTGAAGAATGCGGAGACATACCTCTCCTACCTCGACGAGAAAACGAAGTTTACGGATGAGCGCACGAAGAAGCTCAGCGATGCCGAACGCCCCGTCGTGCTCCACATTGTCGGCGGCGACGACCTCTTCAAGGTGGATGGCGTGGATACGATCATTGACGAGTGGATTCGCTATGGCGGCGGCAGGAATGCCATCACGGCGAAGGGGCCGCAGATCAAGACGACCATCGAGGAAGTCCTCAAGGCGGATCCCGACATCATCATCATCGGCGGCACGCAGTCCGCGAAGGGCATTGAGGCGATCAAGAACGATCCGCAGTGGTCGAGCCTCAAGGCGGTGAGGAACGGGCGCATCTATGCGAACCCCGTTGGCACGTTCAACTGGGATCGCTACAGCGCCGAGTCTGCTCTGCAGCTCCTCTGGGCGGCACAGACCATCCAGCCGCAGCTCTTTGCCGATGTCGATCTCGTGAAGGAGACGGTGGACTTCTACAAGCGTTTCCTCCACTATGATCTGAGCGAGGCGGATGCACAGCGCATCATCAAGGGCGAAGCACCTGCGAAGTAA
- a CDS encoding ABC transporter ATP-binding protein, which yields MERAMLWLDDGSFRYRADAPYIFEHISFSIKGGEVLALLGRNGVGKSTLLACLMGFQELTQGRIYTNGHNIYAMSPRERAREIAFVPQIISAESSFTVRDYVSFGATVRTGMFSAPSKADYGQTDVILEELGIAHIRNRQCRELSGGQRQLVAIGRALLQNTRLILMDEPTAALDVRNQVLVLQTIDNLRAKGYGVVFTTHLPEQALLLNSRVALCFGTHMDFYESVDEVRASHLEELYGTKLSLFHSDNVGRTVCVIPRL from the coding sequence ATGGAGCGCGCAATGCTTTGGCTCGACGACGGCTCGTTTCGCTATCGCGCGGATGCGCCGTACATCTTCGAGCATATCTCGTTCTCGATCAAGGGTGGCGAGGTGCTTGCGCTCCTCGGGCGCAACGGTGTCGGCAAGTCCACGCTCCTCGCGTGCCTGATGGGCTTTCAGGAGCTGACACAGGGACGCATCTATACGAACGGACACAACATCTATGCAATGTCGCCGCGCGAGCGTGCGCGGGAGATCGCGTTCGTTCCGCAGATTATCAGCGCAGAGAGTTCGTTCACGGTGCGCGACTATGTGTCCTTCGGTGCGACGGTGCGCACGGGGATGTTCTCCGCACCGAGCAAGGCGGACTACGGGCAGACGGATGTGATTCTTGAGGAACTGGGCATCGCGCACATCCGCAACCGCCAGTGCAGGGAACTCAGCGGCGGGCAGCGGCAGCTGGTCGCCATCGGGCGCGCACTGCTTCAAAATACGAGGCTGATCCTCATGGACGAGCCGACGGCGGCGCTCGATGTGCGCAATCAGGTGCTCGTCCTACAGACCATCGACAACTTGCGTGCAAAGGGCTACGGTGTGGTCTTTACAACGCATCTGCCCGAGCAGGCGCTGCTGCTGAACAGCCGCGTCGCGCTCTGCTTCGGCACACATATGGATTTTTACGAATCCGTGGACGAGGTACGGGCATCGCATCTGGAGGAACTGTACGGAACGAAGCTGAGCCTTTTCCACAGCGACAATGTGGGGCGTACGGTCTGCGTGATTCCGCGGCTGTAG
- a CDS encoding FecCD family ABC transporter permease, whose amino-acid sequence MGQYARMMAAGSVLAVLFFVLSLSVGRFYVPFDQVVAILASNFIELPITWDASMYNVVMVIRLPRVLGDILVGVALAVSGAAYQGVFRNDLVSPDLLGVSQGASVGACLAILAHLTLGGTAVAAFLGGIAAVTMTLMLPKLVQSRSRIVLVLCGIIVSGFMAAVIGLLKYLADPDTELADIVYWQLGSLAKVSWDNLLYVTPIIVLTLAGLLAMRWRMNVLSLSDQEAASLGVNVNRERLAVIALATLLTASAVCLSGTIGWIGLILPHLARMLVGGNHAQLLPATAVLAASFLMLADLLARTLTSAEVPLGILCGFVGTPFFAWILYRQRRYF is encoded by the coding sequence ATGGGGCAGTATGCGCGTATGATGGCGGCGGGCAGTGTGCTCGCTGTGCTGTTTTTCGTCCTCTCACTTTCGGTGGGGCGGTTTTACGTCCCGTTTGATCAGGTGGTGGCAATTCTCGCGTCGAATTTTATCGAACTACCGATCACGTGGGACGCGTCGATGTATAACGTGGTCATGGTGATCCGTCTGCCGCGCGTGCTCGGCGACATTCTCGTGGGTGTTGCGCTCGCGGTGTCGGGCGCGGCGTATCAGGGGGTCTTCCGCAACGATCTCGTATCGCCCGACCTCCTCGGTGTCTCGCAGGGCGCGAGCGTGGGCGCGTGCCTTGCGATTCTCGCGCATCTGACGCTCGGCGGCACGGCGGTCGCGGCATTCCTCGGCGGCATTGCGGCGGTTACGATGACGCTTATGTTGCCGAAGCTCGTGCAGAGCCGCTCACGCATCGTGCTCGTGCTCTGCGGCATCATCGTGTCGGGCTTTATGGCGGCGGTGATCGGTCTGCTGAAATACCTCGCCGACCCCGATACGGAGCTCGCGGATATTGTCTACTGGCAGCTCGGCAGCCTCGCAAAGGTCTCGTGGGACAACCTGCTCTACGTCACGCCGATCATCGTCCTCACGCTCGCGGGGCTGCTTGCAATGCGCTGGCGCATGAATGTGCTTTCGCTCTCGGATCAGGAGGCGGCGAGTCTCGGCGTGAATGTGAACCGTGAGCGGCTTGCCGTGATCGCGCTCGCGACACTCCTCACGGCATCGGCGGTATGCCTGAGCGGGACGATTGGGTGGATCGGCCTGATCCTGCCGCATCTGGCGCGGATGCTCGTCGGCGGCAACCACGCGCAGCTCCTGCCCGCAACGGCGGTACTCGCGGCATCCTTCCTGATGCTCGCCGATCTCCTTGCACGCACGCTGACCTCGGCAGAGGTGCCGCTCGGGATTCTCTGCGGCTTTGTCGGCACACCGTTCTTCGCGTGGATTCTCTACCGCCAGCGGAGGTATTTCTGA
- a CDS encoding YwqG family protein, producing the protein MKTAQESIEERSFFDAIKTLNEVSESARDALWNYRMGYALYFFAVNRYPKLCALRLALQYLEAAEHDAAGKAEIERVFFGKPGGMTERCKEAVENRHGWYAEEPASMSVEQLVREVEAERECLRRAVTAFFERTQRREIVITHHPSQKKLPVGASKFYGTPDLPADFAWPYYKGTDFEGVTKNRPLAFLAQINLGEAAQYDRTGLLPKTGVLSFFYETMSMEWGFEPGHKGYARVYYFPETEQLVSTEIPAETKEWSVGEQALTFADAVSLLSSFAYSRRSGKEVDWDTYNELRAEFGYDAAAHEDNPMKMLGYADEIQGEMEPECELYSRDIEGDVHARRPEEEDADPVETSVDRWVLLLQMGTVTDEDTELMYGDCGLIYFWIRKEDLAARNFDRVHLILQCG; encoded by the coding sequence ATGAAGACCGCGCAGGAATCCATCGAGGAGCGCAGCTTTTTCGATGCCATCAAGACACTGAACGAGGTTTCGGAATCCGCACGTGATGCGCTCTGGAACTACCGCATGGGCTATGCCCTGTACTTTTTTGCGGTCAATCGTTATCCGAAACTTTGTGCTTTGCGTCTGGCTCTGCAATATTTGGAAGCGGCGGAGCATGATGCGGCGGGCAAGGCGGAGATCGAGCGCGTCTTCTTTGGCAAGCCCGGCGGGATGACGGAACGGTGCAAAGAGGCGGTTGAAAACAGGCACGGCTGGTATGCGGAGGAACCCGCTTCTATGAGCGTGGAACAGCTCGTGCGCGAAGTTGAAGCGGAGCGGGAATGTCTGCGCCGTGCGGTGACGGCGTTCTTTGAACGCACACAGCGGCGGGAGATTGTGATTACACATCATCCTTCGCAGAAAAAACTTCCCGTCGGGGCAAGCAAGTTCTACGGAACGCCCGACCTGCCCGCAGATTTTGCCTGGCCGTACTATAAGGGAACGGACTTCGAGGGAGTGACGAAGAACCGTCCGCTTGCCTTTCTCGCCCAGATCAACCTTGGCGAAGCCGCGCAGTACGACCGCACGGGGCTCCTGCCGAAGACGGGCGTGCTCAGCTTCTTCTATGAGACCATGTCGATGGAGTGGGGCTTCGAACCGGGGCACAAGGGCTATGCGCGCGTCTATTATTTTCCGGAGACGGAGCAGCTTGTTTCGACGGAGATCCCGGCGGAAACGAAGGAGTGGAGCGTGGGCGAACAGGCACTGACGTTTGCGGATGCCGTCAGTCTCCTGTCGTCCTTTGCATACAGCCGCAGGAGCGGGAAAGAGGTGGATTGGGACACCTACAACGAACTGCGGGCGGAGTTCGGATACGATGCTGCCGCACACGAGGACAATCCCATGAAGATGCTCGGCTATGCGGATGAGATTCAGGGCGAAATGGAGCCGGAGTGTGAGCTTTACAGCAGAGACATCGAGGGGGATGTGCACGCACGGCGCCCCGAAGAGGAGGATGCGGATCCGGTGGAAACATCCGTGGATCGTTGGGTATTGCTGCTGCAAATGGGGACGGTGACGGACGAGGATACGGAGCTGATGTACGGCGACTGTGGTCTGATCTACTTCTGGATTCGGAAGGAAGACCTTGCCGCACGGAATTTCGACCGTGTCCACCTGATTTTGCAGTGCGGTTGA
- a CDS encoding TRAP transporter permease: protein MTDHKTAEAVLKKYDRESNTAHYAGLPQKIIAAIAITFSIFQLYTATFGILDAQLQRAVHLGFGLSLAYLLYPCRRAWTRDHFFHPIDVLLAVLGAAAPAYIVVQYRELVTRAGSATTADIVVGGIGILLVIEAARRVVGLPMVTVVLCFLAYAFLGPYMPGVLAHRGLSPEQLISHLYYTTEGIFGIPLGVSSTFIFLFILFGAYLESTGLGKFFIDLANAVAGWASGGPAKVAVLSSGLMGTVSGSSVANVVGTGSLTIPMMKKLGYHPNFAGAVEAAASTGGQLMPPVMGAAAFLMAEFVGVSYIEVVKAAAIPALLYFTGVWLGVHFEAKRKNLKGIPRSELPNPLTLLKERGHLAIPLVVIVYLLVSGYTPMRAALVAIFLSITCAMLRKSTRMKPIEIVYGLERGAKAVLGVLIACAAAGIIIGVVTKTGVGLRLASGLIEMAGGMLLPAMFFTMITAIVLGMGVPTTANYVITSTIAAPALVQMGVPILAAHMFVFYFGIIADVTPPVALAAYAGAGISGGNALRTGVHASKLAIAAFIIPYIFVLSPVILMVDATPFALVMATLSALAGMIALSSALCGFLADHCRMYERILLIGAGLFMIKPGGTTDIIGCAIFAVILAMQYIRVKKAAA from the coding sequence ATGACCGATCACAAGACTGCCGAAGCAGTCCTCAAAAAATACGACCGCGAATCAAACACCGCCCACTATGCAGGGCTGCCGCAGAAAATCATCGCCGCCATTGCCATCACATTTTCCATCTTTCAGCTCTATACGGCGACCTTTGGCATCCTCGACGCACAGCTGCAGCGTGCCGTTCACCTCGGTTTCGGACTCTCGCTCGCATATCTGCTCTATCCCTGCCGCCGTGCGTGGACGCGCGATCACTTTTTCCACCCGATCGACGTGCTCCTTGCTGTCCTCGGCGCGGCGGCACCCGCCTACATCGTCGTCCAGTACCGCGAACTCGTGACGCGTGCGGGCTCTGCTACGACGGCGGATATTGTCGTGGGCGGGATCGGCATCCTGCTCGTCATCGAGGCGGCACGGCGCGTCGTGGGGCTGCCGATGGTGACGGTCGTGCTCTGTTTCCTCGCGTATGCCTTCCTCGGTCCGTATATGCCGGGTGTGCTCGCGCACAGAGGACTTTCGCCCGAACAGCTCATCAGTCACCTCTACTATACGACGGAGGGCATCTTCGGCATCCCGCTCGGCGTGTCCTCGACGTTCATCTTCCTGTTCATCCTCTTTGGCGCGTACCTTGAGAGCACGGGGCTCGGCAAGTTTTTCATCGACCTTGCCAACGCTGTCGCGGGCTGGGCGAGCGGCGGCCCTGCGAAGGTCGCCGTGCTTTCAAGCGGCCTCATGGGAACGGTTTCGGGCAGCTCCGTCGCAAACGTCGTCGGTACGGGCTCGCTCACCATCCCGATGATGAAAAAGCTCGGCTACCATCCGAACTTCGCGGGCGCGGTCGAGGCGGCGGCATCCACGGGCGGGCAGCTCATGCCTCCCGTCATGGGGGCGGCGGCGTTCCTCATGGCGGAGTTCGTCGGCGTGTCCTACATCGAGGTCGTCAAGGCGGCGGCGATCCCTGCGCTCCTCTACTTTACGGGCGTGTGGCTCGGCGTGCATTTCGAGGCAAAGCGCAAGAACCTCAAAGGAATCCCGCGCAGCGAACTGCCGAATCCCCTGACCCTCCTAAAGGAGCGCGGCCATCTCGCGATCCCGCTCGTCGTTATCGTCTATCTCCTCGTCTCGGGGTATACGCCCATGCGTGCGGCGCTTGTCGCCATTTTCCTCTCCATCACCTGTGCCATGCTGCGGAAATCTACGCGCATGAAGCCGATTGAGATCGTCTACGGGCTGGAGCGCGGGGCAAAGGCGGTGCTCGGCGTGCTCATCGCCTGTGCGGCGGCGGGCATCATCATCGGTGTCGTCACCAAGACGGGCGTCGGACTGCGCCTCGCCTCGGGACTGATCGAGATGGCGGGAGGGATGCTCCTGCCCGCGATGTTCTTCACCATGATTACGGCGATCGTCCTCGGCATGGGCGTACCGACCACGGCGAACTATGTCATCACCTCGACCATTGCCGCGCCCGCACTCGTCCAGATGGGCGTACCCATCCTCGCGGCGCATATGTTTGTGTTCTACTTCGGCATCATCGCGGACGTGACCCCGCCCGTCGCGCTCGCCGCCTACGCAGGGGCGGGCATCAGCGGGGGAAATGCGCTGAGAACCGGCGTACACGCGTCGAAACTCGCGATTGCGGCGTTCATCATCCCGTACATCTTCGTGTTGTCCCCCGTGATTCTGATGGTGGACGCGACGCCGTTCGCCCTCGTTATGGCGACACTCTCCGCACTCGCGGGCATGATCGCCCTCAGCTCCGCGCTCTGCGGCTTCCTTGCCGATCACTGCCGCATGTATGAGCGCATCCTCCTCATCGGTGCGGGGCTGTTCATGATAAAGCCCGGCGGCACCACCGACATCATCGGGTGTGCCATCTTCGCCGTGATTCTTGCGATGCAGTATATCCGCGTGAAGAAGGCAGCGGCATGA
- a CDS encoding DUF1850 domain-containing protein gives MRAYLIALAAAAVLVAFDILSTPALFLQVDGQKTVLVRQLRDEVPLTVHFIHSVQKTPVEEFLTAYADGHFHLTGTRYQSHGVGLPFLPEEGTFRQEGDYFVLDMDRDYPALSLRTGVGTQLTIEAGGTRVPAYEMYPVGTRIDLVVAPLYTYFL, from the coding sequence ATGAGAGCGTATCTGATTGCGCTCGCGGCGGCGGCAGTGCTCGTTGCGTTTGATATTCTGAGCACACCCGCTCTCTTTTTGCAGGTGGACGGGCAAAAGACTGTCCTCGTGCGGCAGCTGCGCGACGAAGTTCCTCTGACGGTTCATTTTATCCACTCCGTACAGAAAACCCCCGTCGAGGAGTTCCTGACTGCGTATGCGGACGGACATTTCCACCTCACGGGTACGCGCTATCAGTCGCACGGGGTCGGACTGCCGTTTCTCCCCGAGGAGGGGACGTTCCGACAGGAGGGCGACTACTTCGTCCTCGACATGGATCGCGACTATCCTGCGCTCAGTCTCCGTACGGGTGTCGGCACACAGCTGACGATTGAGGCGGGCGGGACGCGTGTTCCCGCCTACGAGATGTATCCCGTCGGCACGCGCATCGACCTCGTCGTCGCGCCGCTCTACACCTATTTTCTATGA
- a CDS encoding TAXI family TRAP transporter solute-binding subunit: protein MNISTVKKILAAGAVLVFSAALLTGCGGDSASSGDKKFLNIGTGGTAGTYYPIGGAIAEVLNKDIKGMNASAQSTGASVANINMLRDGAVDLATVQNDITFYAVNGTEMFADKKVDGLQGIASLYPETCQFVTLQSSGIKNLAELKGKRVAVGAAGSGVEANVRQILAAYGVSYDDIDAKFLSFAEGASALKDGNVDVAVLTAGYPTASVQDIAAQNPVRLLPVEDKIADDLIAKYPFYTKTVIPAGTYAGFDEAVPSVSVMAMLVAGPSVDADLGYSITKAIFSNLDRLQAAHAVGKQITKDTAKAGMSLPMNAGAEKFFNEK from the coding sequence ATGAATATCTCTACCGTAAAGAAAATTCTTGCGGCAGGTGCGGTCCTTGTATTCTCTGCCGCGCTTCTCACCGGCTGCGGCGGCGACTCCGCTTCGTCGGGAGATAAGAAGTTCCTCAACATCGGAACGGGCGGCACGGCAGGTACGTACTACCCCATCGGCGGTGCAATCGCCGAGGTGCTGAACAAGGATATTAAGGGCATGAACGCCAGCGCCCAGAGCACGGGTGCATCCGTTGCCAATATCAATATGCTGCGCGACGGGGCGGTGGATCTCGCGACGGTGCAGAACGATATTACCTTCTATGCGGTCAACGGTACGGAAATGTTCGCGGACAAGAAGGTGGACGGTCTGCAGGGCATCGCCTCGCTCTATCCCGAGACGTGCCAGTTCGTCACGCTCCAGTCCTCGGGGATCAAGAATCTCGCAGAGCTGAAGGGCAAGCGCGTCGCGGTCGGCGCGGCAGGCTCGGGCGTGGAGGCAAACGTGCGTCAGATCCTCGCCGCATACGGCGTATCGTATGATGATATTGATGCAAAGTTCCTCTCGTTCGCCGAGGGCGCGAGCGCACTCAAGGACGGCAATGTGGATGTCGCCGTTCTGACGGCGGGCTACCCGACGGCATCCGTGCAGGACATCGCTGCGCAGAACCCCGTGCGTCTGCTGCCGGTGGAGGATAAAATAGCGGACGATCTGATCGCAAAGTATCCGTTCTACACCAAGACCGTCATTCCCGCCGGGACGTATGCGGGCTTTGACGAGGCTGTCCCAAGCGTCTCCGTGATGGCGATGCTCGTCGCGGGTCCTTCGGTAGACGCCGATCTCGGCTACAGCATCACCAAGGCAATCTTCTCGAATCTCGACCGTCTGCAGGCAGCGCACGCCGTCGGCAAGCAGATCACGAAGGACACGGCAAAGGCGGGGATGTCCCTGCCGATGAATGCGGGCGCGGAGAAGTTCTTTAACGAGAAATGA
- a CDS encoding TAXI family TRAP transporter solute-binding subunit, translating into MKISTIKKTLAVGAVLAAAAVFFTGCNGNSDVEGKKFLNIGTGGTAGTYYPIGGAIAEVLNKEIPGMSANAQSTGASVANVNMLGDGTIDLATVQNDIAYYAANGTEMFVDKKVNGLKGVAALYPETCQFVTLRSSGIKSLSELKGRRVAVGAVGSGVEANVRQILAAYGVSYDDIDAKFLSFAEGASALKDGNVDVAVLTAGYPTASVQDIAAQHPVRLLPVEDEIADALIAQYPFYTKTVIPAGTYVGFDEAVPSVSVMAMLVAGPTVNEELGYTVTKAIFSNLDRLRTAHPVARQITRETVQMGMSLPMNAGAEKFFNEK; encoded by the coding sequence ATGAAGATTTCTACCATCAAGAAAACTCTTGCAGTCGGTGCTGTTCTTGCAGCCGCAGCGGTGTTCTTCACCGGATGCAACGGCAACTCCGACGTGGAGGGGAAGAAGTTCCTCAACATCGGAACGGGCGGCACGGCGGGGACGTACTACCCCATCGGCGGCGCAATCGCCGAGGTGCTGAACAAGGAGATCCCCGGCATGAGTGCGAACGCACAGAGCACGGGCGCGTCCGTCGCCAATGTCAATATGCTTGGCGATGGGACGATCGACCTCGCGACGGTGCAGAACGATATTGCATACTACGCCGCGAACGGTACGGAGATGTTCGTGGACAAGAAGGTGAACGGTCTCAAGGGCGTTGCCGCGCTCTATCCCGAGACGTGCCAGTTCGTCACGCTCCGCTCTTCGGGCATCAAGAGCCTCTCCGAGCTGAAGGGGAGGCGCGTCGCAGTCGGTGCGGTCGGCTCGGGGGTGGAGGCGAATGTGCGCCAGATCCTCGCCGCATACGGCGTATCGTATGATGATATTGATGCGAAGTTCCTCTCGTTCGCCGAGGGGGCGAGCGCACTCAAGGACGGCAACGTCGATGTCGCCGTTCTGACGGCGGGCTATCCGACGGCATCCGTGCAGGACATCGCCGCACAGCATCCCGTGCGTCTGCTGCCTGTGGAGGACGAGATTGCCGATGCGTTGATCGCGCAGTATCCGTTCTACACCAAGACCGTCATCCCCGCCGGGACGTATGTGGGCTTTGACGAGGCTGTTCCGAGTGTTTCCGTGATGGCGATGCTCGTCGCGGGACCCACGGTGAACGAGGAACTTGGCTACACCGTGACAAAGGCGATTTTCTCGAACCTTGACCGTCTGCGGACAGCGCATCCCGTCGCTCGGCAGATCACGCGGGAGACGGTGCAGATGGGGATGTCGCTGCCGATGAATGCGGGCGCGGAGAAGTTCTTTAACGAGAAATGA
- a CDS encoding gamma carbonic anhydrase family protein encodes MFTFKGDGFPAFHGITPQIHAEAFVAPQVFLSGDVRVGQYASLWPGVVARGDVNYISVGVCSNIQDLTCLHVADDNPCIIGDYVTVGHSACIHGCEIEDHVLIGMGAVVLTGAKIGRGSIVAAGAVVKENAVIPPNSLVAGVPAKIVRENIDRMATIHAQALKYKCEWAVEYGVYPEIGGERYHGEKVI; translated from the coding sequence ATGTTTACATTCAAAGGGGACGGTTTTCCCGCATTTCACGGCATCACGCCGCAGATCCATGCGGAGGCGTTCGTCGCGCCGCAGGTATTCCTCTCGGGTGACGTGCGCGTCGGGCAGTACGCGAGCCTCTGGCCGGGCGTGGTCGCACGCGGCGATGTCAACTACATCTCCGTCGGCGTGTGCTCGAACATACAGGATCTCACCTGCCTGCACGTTGCGGACGACAACCCGTGCATCATTGGGGACTATGTGACGGTCGGACACAGCGCGTGCATCCACGGCTGCGAGATCGAGGATCACGTGCTCATCGGCATGGGGGCAGTCGTTCTGACGGGCGCGAAGATCGGGCGCGGCTCCATCGTCGCAGCGGGCGCGGTGGTCAAGGAGAACGCCGTCATCCCGCCGAACTCGCTCGTCGCGGGCGTTCCCGCGAAGATCGTACGCGAGAATATCGACCGTATGGCGACGATCCATGCACAGGCGCTCAAGTACAAATGCGAATGGGCGGTAGAGTACGGTGTCTATCCCGAGATCGGCGGCGAACGCTACCACGGGGAAAAGGTCATCTGA